CAGTCACAACACCAAGGCGGTCACCCAGTGAAGAGCTCAAGCCAATGCTCAAATTACAAGGTATTTTTTGGCAATGGTTGCTCTTGCCAGCCAGTATCATTGCCATCATGGGGTCACTGCAAATTGATATTGATTCAGTCTTTTTCTTACCCCCGAACAGCATAAATATCATCGGTGCAATACTCGTGACATTCTCCATGTTGTTATGGGCGACGAGCCGTGAAATAACAAACTATGAGTCTGCGGTATCAGAAGATCCAAAGAGCCAGGCCAGTGATTTACTGCAACGCGTAGGACAAGATACTAACTTTGTGACCAGTTGGGTTATTGGCGCTTTTTTATTGTTTGAATTAACCATGCACTGGACGGGAATTAACCTTGAGTCCTTGTTCCAAAATTGGTTGCTGTTGTTACCTCTCATGGGCGTAATCATTGGTTTATTTCCGGGTTGTGGGCCGCAGATATTAGTCACCAGCTTGTACCTATCAGGTGCAGTGCCGCTATCAACACAATTAGGTAATGCCATAAGTAATGATGGTGATGCACTATTCCCAGCGATTGCGATGGCTCCTAAAGCCGCGTTAACCGCCACGCTTTATTCATCCATTCCAGCTATCATTAGCGCATATGCTTACTTCTTTGTTTTTGAGGTTTAAATCTTCCTGCTGTTATAAAGTGGCTCTTATATGCAAAGAGACTGAAAATTTGATACAAAAAAAGCACTGAACATTTTAACATTCAGTGCTTCTATTACCATCTAGCTATTAACTATTAACTATTAACTATTAACTATTAACTAAAATAATTA
This portion of the Moritella sp. Urea-trap-13 genome encodes:
- a CDS encoding putative manganese transporter gives rise to the protein MVQAISTQLKKHANSNSWQLHNKRLLLPVTLLVLLLLPDTRALTINVLADAFWQVAAYVAATLTLYHLISARLNKHGQFSQLLQRNRQLQVLFAALMGALPGCGGAIVVITQYVNGRLSFGAVVAVLTATMGDAAFLLLAAEPSTGLLLLAVGAVIGVISGLIVDALHGVDFLRPTVTTPRRSPSEELKPMLKLQGIFWQWLLLPASIIAIMGSLQIDIDSVFFLPPNSINIIGAILVTFSMLLWATSREITNYESAVSEDPKSQASDLLQRVGQDTNFVTSWVIGAFLLFELTMHWTGINLESLFQNWLLLLPLMGVIIGLFPGCGPQILVTSLYLSGAVPLSTQLGNAISNDGDALFPAIAMAPKAALTATLYSSIPAIISAYAYFFVFEV